GTCTCACCTCTCACTAACAATCCTCAACCTCCTCCATGAGCAACAACTACTACTCCACTATTATTGGTACTAGCGCACTGCAACTACTGAACTACGAGACCTGGACTGACTGACTCCATCTCGGCCTTCCCCTACTTGACCTTGACCACAAACATGTCCTCGTGCTCCTCGAGCTTGATCTTGGGCACGGTGACCTTGAGCACCACGTCCTTCATCACAGCCTTGATCTAGTCCATCTTGAAAGCGTCTGTCGGGAACTCGATGCGATGGCCATACCACGCCGGGGCCTCATCCTTATCATCATACTCGGTGTCCTTGTCGCTCTCCCCCTCGATCACCAGCTCATCCTGGTCCGCCCACACCTTCCCTAGCCTCGGCATCACCACCTTCAGCTTCACCGCGTCGGCATCCTCCTTGGACACCCAGCACTCATGCCTTGAAGCCACCGCCACCTCATCCTCCATCAGCACCAGCAGCCGGCCCAGGCTCATCGGCTCGTCTGCCAAAAAAAACCCAAATCACGCAAACCCCCTCAACAACGTGCTCCTCTTCTTCATGAGGTTTAAATCAAACAAGCAGAAATGATGGAGCGGCCAGCCAGAACGATGCGTACCTGCTGAGgattgttggcccacaggatcaccagcTCAGCTGAGTGAACCACTCAACAGTCTTGCTGAGCATCCGCTAGTGTTgctgagcacccactagccgtgctaACCATGAACAAGCATTGTCcatcccacacactatggctggagctatAAGAACAAGGGAGAATAGAACatgcacgcacaatacaagacaccagcgttggccgaagccctgtctgtgagatggcaaatctaaactctctttactgagttgccgtggtagtctatttatataactctatctatctagtcctagtacaacccACATGctataacagtaactagataacatacatggCTGACTCTGCGCTGGCCATTGCATGGCtatagtgctgcaggtgagccgtaaGGCGCCTACACCTACAGCGGCTATAGTATCACAGTAGAGGGCCTTTTGGCGccaccttcccttgctgtgttcacatatGGAAaagtagtagtttattcttacaatcttcccctaaacctactgctatcccttgtacctcctccatgtcgatcatctcctttagctccatgagtcgaagacgtccgagcagcttggtgaggacgtctgcgagttgccgaccagtttcgacgaactcgatgatgatctgccctccatcgacacagtccctaaggaagtggaactttacgtcgatgtgtttgctctggtcgtgcagaaccggattcttcgtaagggcgatggcgggctagttgtccaccatcagtgctggtgggtgagcctCCATGCCGCTTAGCTCGTCCAGCAGCcgacgtagccacacaacttcgcACACCGCTGTGgctgccgctacgtactctgcctcgcatgtagatagcgccaccaccttctgtttcagtgacaaccatgaaattggggACAACCAGAGGAAGATGAGCATGCTAGAGGTGCtctgtcgtccgtcgatgtcccccaccatgtctgcatcgctgaacacagtgagctgcagcctactcccgccggtcttaggaaagatgatcccttgatccaccaTCCCTTTGACAtagcgtagtagccgcttcaccacagcccagtgatcctccctgggatcctccatgaagcgactgacgtagcccatggcGAACGCAATGTTCGGCCTCGTATGGACTAGGTAGCATAGACCGCCGAcaatgctctggtagagtgttgcatccaccttcaccgcggtgctagccttcgtcagcttcagccgctcctccattggagtcacgcatggcttgcactcagccatgccgctctgctccaatagcttggaggcatacgtgctctgaccgagcgtgagttcctccgtcccctgtctcacctcgatgccgaggtagtaggagagtgcgccaagATCGTTCATTCAAAAAATGAgtcgccatctcacgcttgaagctattaatgtcctccgtgcgcgcgccggtgataatcaagtcgtccacatacacgccgacgatgagctcctccttcccccatcgccgcgtgtagagcgtgtgctcgattgcgcaccgttgaaacccaagctcacccagcgtggcgtcaagcttggcgttccatgctcggggggcctgccgtagcccgtagagcacCTTGCGTAGTCGGAGCATCATGTGCTCCTCTCTCTTGACGGTGAAACCTAggggttgcctgacgaagaccgtttcCGCCAgttcaccgttgaggaaggccaatttaaCGTCTAAGTGATGGATGCGCTAGTCCTTTGTTGTTGCCAAGGCAAGTAGCAAATGGATCAACTCCATGCGCACTACTGGcacaaagacctcctcgaagtctatgccctcacgcTGAACAAAGCCCTGGGCAACGAGACACGCCTTGTgtttgacaatggcgccgagctcatcCTGCTTGACTTTGTatacccactttaggctgattgGACGACATCCTGGAGGTAGATCGATGAGCTGCCATGTTTTGTTTTCCTTgatcaccttcatctcctccagcattgctcgtcgccagtttccatcgtgctcggctagcgcgaacgtgggtggttcctctgcactaatGAGTAGTAGCTCTATGTCGTTGAGCAGCCTACCCGCCAGACCTAAGGGACCTATGCCACCGATGATGTCGTCTagcctacggaaccgcacctcctcaccttcgtggaaggcatccacgaactcagtgatgtcatttggaggtgaggcgaacacgATTGGcattgatggagttccctgttccaccaGAGTGCTTGGTACAGCACTTTGAGTGCTTGGCACCACTTCTGGACTACTTgtcataactcctgcagtgttcggccacactgtaggagtgtccagcctcagtcttggagtggtcggcaccactgcaagacatcttggctccgctacgggagtgctcagcacccgtcCTGGAGTAGTCGCCACCACTATAGAACCTCCCagcaccactcctggcgtgctcggcatccctccaagAGTGCTCAGCCctcctcccgaagtgctcggcatccctcccgaagtgctcgacactgccctaggagtgctcggttctaccgccggagtgctcggcactcctctcgtagtgctcggcacctcttccccagcatctccaccaccgtggatgaccaagtgctcaatgATGAAGGTGCTATTGAAGTTGCCAGCTTCCCCCTTGCTCagactgctctagtcccaagccgcctaatcatcgaacacaacgtcgtgtgagacaagcaccttgtcttcgcatgggtcgtagagccggtacgctttggtaccctccacgtagcttaggaacaccatcggtgtgctcctgtcctctagcttggtgaggttcgactttgtcttcctgacgtggctgatgcagccgaatgtccggaggaaggacatgctcggcttgcgtccatactaagcttcgaacgacgtcttgcccGTCAAGGCCTTAGTCAGagtgcggttgaggatgaacaccgtcgtGGTCACCACCTCTCCCCAGAACCTTAccagcatgcctttggccttcatcatggatcgggccatgtcgaccaccgtctggttccgcctctccaccatgccattctgttgtggcgagtacggcgcggtgtggtgttacCCTACACCCTGATCTGTGCAGTACGCAACGAACTCcatcgaagtgaattcgccgtcgcgatcagtcctcagcacgcggatCTTCTtaccgctctcggcctccgcgcgcgtcttgaacttcttgatcaccgccgctgcttcgtccttgctcgtcaggagttgcagccacatgtagcgactataatcatccatgagcaggaggaagtaccgccgaccaccgtttgtagcaggcgtgatcggcccacagaggtcgccgtggacaagctcgagagcatccttcgcgcgatacttggccgccttcgggaaaggtagcctcctctgcttcctggccaggcagctatcacacagctcaCCTTTGtgtttgatgtggggtagccctcgaaccatcttctccagccgaccaagcgcgttgaagctgagatgtccgaaccgggcatgccacattcatggttcctcggagtgccttgccgccaggcacaccggttgctctacctttaggtcgagcaggtacaaccaattcagggacctcttcaccttggcaagaagtcgttgttcccggtccctgatcctaaggactccatccttgatcagtacctcgctaccatgctcatctagctgaccaatgctgatgatgcttgaacgcagctgtgggatgtaatatacatccgttagcgcgtggtgctccccgttctggcacctaaagatgatggtgccatgcccttggatagccactcTTGAGCCATcatcaaacttcaccgtaccggtaacatcgtcgtcgagctcggagaaggaagccttggagcccatcatgtggttactagcaccagagtccagataccaccgctgctcctggtcggcgcccacacgtccaAGGTGATCTTGGGCacatggttcgtcgaggttgacggtcttcagggccttcccaggtccttccaccgtctttgcctcttccctctccttgacctcgacgtcgtgcagtgcatagatGAGCCTacgccttcttctcctgcttgtgatttgggcactcccatgcctaatggcccatcttcccgcaacaccggcaggcgttggggtcgacttgcttcttctctgaagaagtcttaccgcggcgcttgccattgccaccgcggctggaggaggctgccttcctagagttcctccgagcagcccactcctcttccgtcagcaggagtttctcgctgtccttcgttgctgtcgcctgctccaggcgctcgtccaccgcccgccaacggcctatcacatcctcaatggtgagggtggacaagtccagcatcatctctatggagagagcgatctggatgtactttgtcggcacggagtggaggtac
The nucleotide sequence above comes from Miscanthus floridulus cultivar M001 chromosome 18, ASM1932011v1, whole genome shotgun sequence. Encoded proteins:
- the LOC136523702 gene encoding 26.2 kDa heat shock protein, mitochondrial yields the protein MSLGRLLVLMEDEVAVASRHECWVSKEDADAVKLKVVMPRLGKVWADQDELVIEGESDKDTEYDDKDEAPAWYGHRIEFPTDAFKMD
- the LOC136523703 gene encoding secreted RxLR effector protein 161-like; its protein translation is MEERLKLTKASTAVKVDATLYQSIVGGLCYLVHTRPNIAFAMGYVSRFMEDPREDHWAVVKRLLRYVKGMVDQGIIFPKTGGSRLQLTVFSDADMVGDIDGRQSTSSMLIFLWLSPISWLSLKQKVVALSTCEAEYVAAATAVCEVVWLRRLLDELSGMEAHPPALMVDN